A window of the Salvelinus sp. IW2-2015 linkage group LG3, ASM291031v2, whole genome shotgun sequence genome harbors these coding sequences:
- the LOC111981789 gene encoding uncharacterized protein: MRRSLAKVAKILIGTWAIMDSPIPLSSLRLLVPPLRLMSAFMWQVSQQRAIKHYGKLEEFVTVVTQTVPELMTDRQRTLLILGLRARVTLGRFSAEHPVSLQTLLFSIKSSQLAQVQSYDAGMESPEANFAKLTQSLITDPVEREHFVQVVFLEEFRPDFDKALQELVCDFLTRLEELLTLPDFKQTALLLSAGSSGLDECLQSFSHSEDLQFLLQNYKQCRTLYTNISSSDIPQESDIESDAFPDQLNRTNLDTGVAMRTAHLVAMGSTRDIIGCDETCDEANEDDIDVEDESAQKSMRGAEAGIAGPLCEKETADTHPRQRAQR; encoded by the exons ATGCGGCGCTCACTAGCTAAAGTAGCTAAGATATTGATTGGCACATGGGCCATAATGG attcccccatccctctctcctccctgcgcCTTTTGGTTCCACCTCTACGACTGATGTCTGCATTTATGTGGCAGGTATCACAACAGAGGGCCATTAAGCACTATGGGAAATTAGAGGAGTTTGTGACCGTGGTAACACAAACTGTCCCAGAACttatgactgacagacagaggaccCTCCTTATTTTGGGGCTGAGAGCAAGG GTAACTTTGGGGCGATTTTCTGCTGAACACCCTGTCAGCCTCCAAACCCTCCTTTTTTCTATAAAGTCTTCTCAACTTGCACAGGTTCAG TCCTATGATGCAGGCATGGAATCACCTGAAGCTAACTTCGCCAAGCTCACCCAAAGCTTGATTACAGACCCAGTTGAGCGTGAACACTTCGTTCAA GTGGTGTTCCTTGAGGAATTCAGACCTGATTTTGACAAAGCGCTTCAGGAACTGGTCTGTGACTTCCTCACTCGGCTGGAAGAGCTGCTTACACTGCCAGATTTTAAGCAG ACCGCATTGTTGCTGAGTGCTGGCTCCTCTGGCCTAGATGAATGCCTGCAGTCTTTCTCTCACTCAGAAGATCTCCAGTTTCTGCTCCAGAATTACAAACAATGCAGAACATTGTACACAAACA TTTCCTCCTCTGACATTCCTCAGGAATCAGATATTGAATCCGATGCCTTCCCTGACCAGTTAAACCGTACAAATCTGGACACTGGTGTGGCTATGAGGACAGCACATTTAGTGGCAATGGGGAGCACAAGAGATATTATAGGCTGCGATGAAACGTGTGATGAAGCGAATGAAGATGACATAGATGTAGAGGACGAGTCAGCACAGaaaag CATGCGTGGTGCTGAAGCAGGTATTGCAGGTCCTCTGTGTGAGAAAGAGACTGCAGACACTCATCCGAGGCAGAGGGCACAGCGCTGA